The Candidatus Eremiobacterota bacterium DNA window GTACAGGTCGTTCCCCTTGCCGGCGAAGTGCTTGGAGTACAGCACGCCCCGCTCCTCGACGACGATCGACTCCAGCAGCCGCTTGCGCTCTTCGAGCGGCCGCTCGCGCAGGTCGCGCCCGTCGGCGTAGATCAGATCGAAGACGACGAAGGTCACCGGCGAGGGCGTGCGGCGCTTCATCCCGCGCAGCTCCGGTTTGAGCCGCGACTGCAGCGCCTGAAAGCTCGGGCGGCCGCGCTCGTCGAGCACGCACAGCTCGCCGTCGACGACGACCGGGATCGAGCGGAACGCGCGCACCAGCTCCTTCATCTCGGGAAATTGGTGCAGCAGGTCGTTGCCCTTGCGCGACGTGAGCGTGACCGCGTCCTTCTCGACGACGGCGACCGCGCGGTAACCGTCCCACTTCAGCTCGAACAGCCAGCGGTCGTCGTCGAACGGCGCGTCGACCAGCGTCGCGAGCATCGGCTTGACGTCGCGCGGCAGCGGATCGGCTTTGACGCGCGCGCGCGCGGCGCGCTTCACCGCGGTGCCGTCGGGCGAGGCGGCGCGGTTGCTCTTCCAGATCGGCGCGTCCTTGCGCGCGCGCTGCAGCTCGGCGAGCGTCTTCCCCGTCTTGACGCTTTCGGGATGGTCTTCGACCTTCCAGTTCGGGTCTTCGTACTCGTCGTGGTCCTTGAAGAAGAGCCACGGGTCGCCGCGCTCGCCTTCGCGCGGCTTCATCCGCACCAGCGTGAAGAGCCCTTTGAGCTTCGTGCCGGCGAGGACGATCTTCAGCTTGCCCTTGGTGATCTGCGCGCGCGGGTCGTCCCCTTCGGCGAGCGCGTAGAAGCCCTCGTCCCACACGATCACCTCGCCGGCGCCGTAGTTGCCTTCCGGAATGACGCCCTCGAAGGTGCGGTAGTCGAGCGGGTGGTCCTCGGTCATCATCGCGAGCCGCTTCTCGCCGGCGACCAGCGTCGGGCCGCGGGTGACCGCCCACGACGGCATCACGCCGTCGACCTCGAGCCGGAAATCCCAGTGCAGCCGCGTCGCGCGGTGCTCCTGCACGACGAAGCGGAGCTTCTTGGTAGAAGCCCGCTTCGGTTTTTTTCCGCTGGG harbors:
- the ligD gene encoding non-homologous end-joining DNA ligase, with the translated sequence MQEHRATRLHWDFRLEVDGVMPSWAVTRGPTLVAGEKRLAMMTEDHPLDYRTFEGVIPEGNYGAGEVIVWDEGFYALAEGDDPRAQITKGKLKIVLAGTKLKGLFTLVRMKPREGERGDPWLFFKDHDEYEDPNWKVEDHPESVKTGKTLAELQRARKDAPIWKSNRAASPDGTAVKRAARARVKADPLPRDVKPMLATLVDAPFDDDRWLFELKWDGYRAVAVVEKDAVTLTSRKGNDLLHQFPEMKELVRAFRSIPVVVDGELCVLDERGRPSFQALQSRLKPELRGMKRRTPSPVTFVVFDLIYADGRDLRERPLEERKRLLESIVVEERGVLYSKHFAGKGNDLYALAVRNELEGIVGKVRTSPYRSGVRSREWVKIKAKRRQELVIGGWTEPRGSRKGFGSLLVGYYEKDALVYAGHVGTGFDEKLLRDLMAKLKPLERKSSPFSDTPKTNTPAHWVKPDLVAEVEFAEWTREGILRQPVFLGLRIDKDPKNVVREREEHADPNA